The DNA segment AAAACAGCAGTGTAATAACTTATTTAATGCAAAAAGCTCATCTCTTCGGACTTAAAAATATCCGGAGTCACATTTTGAAGCTTTATTTGATAATGAAGGAATGACAATGGATTTCTTTACTTTATTTACTCCCGATGGCGTGATGTTAGATAACCAGGTTGTCTATACCGTCATCGCATTAATGTTTCTTTATACCTTTGTGGGGATATGTGCAGGTTTTGGTGGCGGATTAACCACCATGCCGCTCATCACTCTGATGCTGCCCGTTAAAATGGCGACCCCACTTTCCGTTATTGTCGGTACGGCGACGGCCATTTATGCCACCTGGCTGTCACGCAAAGAGACAGACTGGCGTTCGGCGGCGGTGCTGATCGGCTTCTCATTTCTGGGGATCCCGGTAGGCCTGTATGCGCTGTCTTACCTGCCCGATCACATCATGAAAATTGGATTGGGTGGATTTCTGATCCTCTACTCGTTCTACAGCATGTTTATTCCTCGCCTGCCCGTTTACGACCGCCGCTGGATTGCTGCGCCGTTGGGTGCTGTCGCGGGTGCATTGGGTGCTGCCTTCTCGACGAACGGCCCACCGGTAGTGATGTACGGCATGTTGCGTAATTTAGGCCCGGCGGCATTTCGCGGTACATTGAATGCGTTCTTTACGGCGAATAATATTGCCGTGGTTGGCGGTCTGGCGACCAGCGGGATATTGACGATCTCAACCTTTAAACTGGTCATTTTCTGTATTCCTACCATGATCCTCGGTTCACTGGTTGGACAGTATGTGCATAAACGTATTTCCGTAAAAGTCTTCCGTGTTCTGGTTTTTTTATTGTTGATTGCCTCTGGGGCCATGTTAATAAAAGGGGCAATGGGTATTTCCGCGTTCACTGCGCTCCTGCCACCTTTTGTCTTGCTGGCAGTATTACAGCTATTGCTGGGTAAAAAAATAGCGGAGATCCGTAAAGCGGATACCGGTCAATAATAACGAATTATCTTTTTTACGCGCTACCTAATGGTCGCGCGTAACGGTTTAAAGCGAATGAAAAATAGCAAACCATAATCCATTACTGTGCTCGCGTTCCCTATTTCATGGAGAGTTTTATATGAGTACGCAAACCCGACATTTATCGTTTGTTCAGGTCGAAAAAATTATTGATGGTTTTGCATTACGTTATCAGCAGCGCGTGATCTTACGCCATACGACAGAATCCCCCTGTCTGTGGGTAGGTGCTGGCGTCGCCGATATCGATATGTTTCGCGGTAACTTCAGCATTAAAGATAAGCTTAACGAGAAAATTGCCCTGACCGATGCCACGGTCAGCGAATCAACCGATGGCTGGAAAGTACGCTTTAGCCGTGGTGATGCTGTCAATGCGACGCTGCATATCTCTGTCGATGAAGCAGGTCGTCTGCAGTTGGATCTGCACAACGACGATCGCAACCATAACCGCATCTGGCTGAGACTGGCTGCTAACCCGGACGACCATGTTTATGGCTGCGGCGAACAGTTCTCTTACTTCGACCTGCGCGGGAAACCGTTCCCGTTATGGACCAGCGAACAGGGGGTGGGCCGTAATAAAACCAGCTACGTCACCTGGCAAGCCGACTGCAAAGAGAACGCCGGCGGGGACTACTACTGGACCTTCTTCCCGCAACCTACGTTTGTCAGTACGCAGAAGTATTACTGCCACGTTGATAATAGCTGCTACATGAATTTTGACTTCAGCGCGCCGGATTATCACGAACTGGCATTGTGGGAGGATAAAACCACCCTGCGAATTGAATGCGCCGACACCTATATCGCGCTGCTGGAAAAACTGACCGCGCTGTTAGGTCGTCAACCCGAGTTACCAGACTGGATTTATGATGGCGTCACACTGGGCATTCAGGGCGGCACCGACGTTTGCCAGAAAAAACTGGATACGATGCGCCGTGCTGGCGTGAAGGTAAACGGCATCTGGGCGCAGGACTGGTCCGGGATCCGCATGACTTCATTCGGTAAGCGCGTGATGTGGAACTGGAAATGGAACAGCGACAACTATCCACAACTGGACAGCCGTATCAAACAGTGGAATGCCGAAGGCGTGAAATTCCTTTCATATATCAACCCGTATGTCGCCAGCGATAAAGACCTGTGCGCCGAAGCGGCAAAGCACGGCTATCTGGCAAAAGATATGTCAGGTAATGATTACCTTGTTGAATTTGGTGAGTTTTACGGTGGCGTTGTTGATTTGACCAACCCGGCGGCTTATGACTGGTTCAAAGGCGTCATCAAGAAAAACATGATCGAACTCGGCTGCGGCGGTTGGATGGCGGACTTTGGCGAATATCTGCCGACCGACACAGTTCTGCATAACGGCGTCAGTGCTGAGATCATGCATAACGCCTGGCCTGCACTGTGGGCAAAATGTAACTACGAGGCGCTTCAGGAAACCGGCAAGCTTGGCGAAATCCTGTTCTTCATGCGTGCGGGTTATACCGGCAGTCAAAAGTATTCCACCATGATGTGGGCTGGCGATCAGAACGTGGACTGGAGTCTGGATGATGGCCTTGCTTCCGTTGTCCCCGCCGCGCTCTCGCTAGCCATGACCGGTCACGGCCTGCACCACAGCGACATCGGTGGTTACACCACGCTGTTTGACATGAAACGCAGCAAAGAGCTGCTGCTGCGCTGGTGTGATTTCAGCGCCTTCACGCCGATGATGCGTACCCACGAAGGTAACCGTCCCGGCGATAACTGGCAGTTTGACGGCGATGGCGAAACCATTGCCCATTTCGCCAGAATGACGACTGTCTTTACCTCTCTGAAGCCGTATCTCAAGCAAACCGTCGCACAAAACACCGCAACCGGCTTGCCAGTCATGCGTCCGCTATTCCTGCATTACGAAGACGATGCACACACCTACACCCTGAAATACCAATACCTGCTGGGACAGGATCTGCTGGTCGCTCCGGTACATGAGCAGGGTCGCAACGACTGGACGCTGTATCTGCCGGAGGATAACTGGGTGAACCTCTGGACTGGTGAAACCCATCGGGGTGGCGAGATCACCTTGGATGCGCCGCTGGGTAAACCGCCGGTCTTTTATCGCGCGAAAAGTGAGTGGGCGTCGCTGTTTGCATCTTTACGCCACATCTAATAAGGCTCGCCCGTGGGGAAACTCACGGGCAAATGAGGGATAATCATGAGTCAAAACATAACCAATCCGGCAACCCTACGCTTGCCTTTTAAGGAAAAACTCGCCTACGGGATGGGTGATTTAGGTTCCAATATTCTTCTGGATATCGGTACGCTCTATTTACTGAAGTTTTATACCGATGTTCTCGGTTTACCGGGCACATATGGTGGCATTATTTTCCTTATTGCCAAGTTTTTTACCGCGTTTACCGATATGGGAACCGGTATTATGCTCGATTCACGGCGTAAAATCGGTCCAAAAGGTAAATTCCGCCCTTTCGTTATGTATGCTGCGTTTCCGGTGACCCTGCTGGCTATCGCTAACTTTGTCGGTACACCGTTTGAAATTACCGGCAAAACGGTAATGGCGACTGTCCTGTTCATGCTCTACGGGCTGTTCTTCAGCATGATGAACTGCTCCTATGGCGCAATGGTGCCCGCCATCACTAAAAACCCGGACGAACGCGCCTCGCTCGCCGCCTGGCGGCAGGGTGGTGCGACGCTTGGCCTATTGCTATGTACCGTCGGTTTTGTGCCGGTCATGAACCTGATCGAAGGCAATTCGCAGCTAGGGTATATCTTCGCCGCAACGCTGTTCTCTCTGTTCGGACTGTTTTTCATGTGGTGGTGCTATGCCGGGGTAAAAGAGCGCTATGTCGAAGTGAAACCCATCGACGCGGCGCAGAAACCCGGATTATTGCAGTCATTTCGCGCCATCGCCGGTAACCGCCCACTGTTCATTCTGTGTATTGCCAACCTCTGTACGCTCGGCGCATTTAACGTCAAGCTGGCGATCCAGGTTTATTACACCCAGTACGTGCTGAACGACCCGATTTTGCTTTCATGGATGGGCTTTTTCAGCATGGGATGTATTTTCATCGGCGTCTTTTTAATGCCGGGGATGGTCCGCCGCTTTGGCAAGAAAAAGGTCTATATCGGCGGACTGCTGATTTGGGTCGCAGGCGATCTGCTTAACTACTTCTTCGGCGGAGGATCGGTCAGTTTTGTCGCCTTCTCATGCCTGGCGTTCTTCGGCTCTGCGTTTGTAAACAGCCTGAACTGGGCGCTGGTCTCCGATACGGTAGAATACGGCGAATGGCGTACCGGCGTACGTTCTGAAGGAACGGTCTACACTGGCTTCACCTTCTTCCGTAAAGTCTCACAAGCGCTGGCGGGTTTCTTCCCGGGATGGATGCTGACCCAAATAGGCTATGTGCCAAACGTGGTGCAATCGGCGGGAACGGTCGAGGGCCTGCGACAACTGATCTTTATTTATCCCTGTGCGCTGGCAGTCGTCACCGTTATTGCGATGGGCTGTTTCTACGATCTCAACGAAAAGATGTATATCCGTATCGTTGGCGAAATCGAAGCCCGTAAACGCGTTATTCCAGTGTGAGAAAGAGTGGCAATTTGCGGGACTTCACGAGGATTGATTATGTCTGACCAAGATCCACTAACCCTGAAACTGAGTTTGCGAGAAAAACTGGCCTACGGCGTGGGCGATATTGGCTCCAATCTCATGCTGAGCGTCGGCACATTATATCTGCTGAAATTTTATACTGATGAGTTGGGAATGCCCGCCTATTACGGTGGGATCATCTTTCTGGTGGCAAAATTCTTTACCGCATTCACCGATATGCTCACCGGATTTCTGCTTGACTCACGCAGAAATATTGGACCGATGGGGAAATTCCGCCCCTTTATCCTGTATGCGGCAATCCCTTCAGCGATTATTGCGACGGTACAATTTATTACCACCACATTTAGCCTGCCGATCAAAACCGCCATCGCAACAGGGTTGTTTATGTTATTTGGCCTTTTCTACAGCCTGATGAACTGCTCTTATGGTGCAATGATCCCTGCGATGACCAAAAACTCGAACGAACGGGCGCAACTGGCTGCTTTCCGGCAGGGAGGCGCAACCGTGGGGCTATTAGTTTGCACGGTGGCATTTATTCCTCTGCAATCGCTCTTTTCTTCTTCAGCCCTCGGCTATGCTTGTGCCGCATTCATTTTTTCTGTCTGTGGATTTGGGTTCATGATGCTGTGCTTCAAAGGCGTGAAGGAGCATTACAGAGAAACCGTCTCATCAGAGCATAAGATGGGTATCCTCAAGTCGTTCTTCGCCATTTTTCATAATCCGCCACTGCTCGTACTCTGTATCGCCAACTTATGTACGCTGGCTGCCTTTAATATCAAATTAGCCATTCAGGTCTATTACACACAATACGTCCTGAACGATCCGCATCTATTATCATGGATGGGATTCTTCAGCATGGGATGTGTTTTAATCGGTGTCATTCTTGTCCCCTGGACGGTTAAATGCTTCGGTAAAAAACAGGTGTACTTAGCCGGTATGGTGTTATGGGCGCTTGGCGATATCCTGAATTATTTCTGGGGCGACAGTTCCTTCACCTTTATCATCTTCTCCTGCATTGCCTTTTTCGGCACCGCCTTCGTTAACAGCCTGAACTGGGCACTGGTGCCGGATACCGTCGATTACGGCGAATGGAAAACGGGGATTCGCGCAGAAGGTTCCGTCTACACGGGATATACTTTTTCGCGGAAGATTTCCGCTGCGCTGGCGGGGTTCCTGCCCGGTATTATGCTGACCCAGATTGGCTATGTCCCAAACATCGCACAAAGTGATGCCACCTTACTGGGATTACGCCAGTTAATTTTTCTCTGGCCCTGTGGTCTGGCGATGATTGCCGCATTGACTATGGGTTTCTTTTATAAGCTCAACGAAGCGCGCTTCGCTTTTATTATCGAGGAAATTAATCAACGAAAAAAGAATAACACTATTTCTGACGTAACTAATAACGATAATAACATCGCTACTGTAAATCTATAAATAAAACTTGCCGCTATTTCCATCCTAATGGATGGCGGCTTCCCTACGCTTAAAAAATGGATTTATGATGAAAACATTAAACACCATCATCCTGTTATCTTCAGTGATATCAACCTCTGTTTTTGCCGGTGCTTATGTCGAAAACCGGGAAGCTTATAATCTGGCCTCCGACCAGCAGGAGATCATGTTACGTGTTGGCTATAACTTCGATATGGGTGCCGGCATCATGCTCACCAACACCTACACGCTCCAGCGTGAAGACGAGTTAAAGCACGGTTATAACGAGATTGAAGGTTGGTACCCGTTATTCAAACCCACGGACAAATTAACCATCCAACCCGGCGGATTGATTACCGACAAGAGTATTGGTTCCAGCGGCGCGGTCTATCTCGACGTCAATTACAAGTTTACTCCGTGGTTTAATCTGACGGTACGTAACCGCTACAATCATAATAATTACAGCTCGGTCGATTTAAATGGCGATCGGGATAATAACGATACCTATGAGATCGGCAACTACTGGAACTTTATTATTACCGATAAATTCTCGTATACCTTTGAACCCCACTATTTTATGCGGGTAAATGATTTTAATAGCAGCAATGGCAAGGATCATCACTGGGAAATTACGAATACCTTCCGTTATCGGATCAACCAGAACTGGCTGCCCTACTTCGAACTACGCTGGCTGGACCGTAACGTAGAACCCTATCACCGCGAACAAAACCAGATTCGCGTTGGGGTTAAATATTTCTTCTGAGTTCGCAGAGGTAAAAGAAAAGCCGCTGATATCAGCGGCTTTTTCGTCACAAGATGATGAATTAATCTTCTTTCGGACCACGGTTCGCGCGGCGGCGATCGTTTTCCGTCAGGTGACGTTTACGAATACGGATAGACTGCGGAGTCACTTCTACCAGTTCGTCGTCATCGATGAACTCCAGAGCTTGTTCCAGGGTCATCTTAACCGGCGGAACCAGAACCGTGGCTTCGTCGGTACCGGAAGCACGCATGTTGGTCAGTTTCTTACCGGTCAGGCAGTTTACGGTCAG comes from the Citrobacter amalonaticus genome and includes:
- a CDS encoding sulfite exporter TauE/SafE family protein, translating into MDFFTLFTPDGVMLDNQVVYTVIALMFLYTFVGICAGFGGGLTTMPLITLMLPVKMATPLSVIVGTATAIYATWLSRKETDWRSAAVLIGFSFLGIPVGLYALSYLPDHIMKIGLGGFLILYSFYSMFIPRLPVYDRRWIAAPLGAVAGALGAAFSTNGPPVVMYGMLRNLGPAAFRGTLNAFFTANNIAVVGGLATSGILTISTFKLVIFCIPTMILGSLVGQYVHKRISVKVFRVLVFLLLIASGAMLIKGAMGISAFTALLPPFVLLAVLQLLLGKKIAEIRKADTGQ
- a CDS encoding alpha-glucosidase, which codes for MSTQTRHLSFVQVEKIIDGFALRYQQRVILRHTTESPCLWVGAGVADIDMFRGNFSIKDKLNEKIALTDATVSESTDGWKVRFSRGDAVNATLHISVDEAGRLQLDLHNDDRNHNRIWLRLAANPDDHVYGCGEQFSYFDLRGKPFPLWTSEQGVGRNKTSYVTWQADCKENAGGDYYWTFFPQPTFVSTQKYYCHVDNSCYMNFDFSAPDYHELALWEDKTTLRIECADTYIALLEKLTALLGRQPELPDWIYDGVTLGIQGGTDVCQKKLDTMRRAGVKVNGIWAQDWSGIRMTSFGKRVMWNWKWNSDNYPQLDSRIKQWNAEGVKFLSYINPYVASDKDLCAEAAKHGYLAKDMSGNDYLVEFGEFYGGVVDLTNPAAYDWFKGVIKKNMIELGCGGWMADFGEYLPTDTVLHNGVSAEIMHNAWPALWAKCNYEALQETGKLGEILFFMRAGYTGSQKYSTMMWAGDQNVDWSLDDGLASVVPAALSLAMTGHGLHHSDIGGYTTLFDMKRSKELLLRWCDFSAFTPMMRTHEGNRPGDNWQFDGDGETIAHFARMTTVFTSLKPYLKQTVAQNTATGLPVMRPLFLHYEDDAHTYTLKYQYLLGQDLLVAPVHEQGRNDWTLYLPEDNWVNLWTGETHRGGEITLDAPLGKPPVFYRAKSEWASLFASLRHI
- a CDS encoding MFS transporter; this encodes MSQNITNPATLRLPFKEKLAYGMGDLGSNILLDIGTLYLLKFYTDVLGLPGTYGGIIFLIAKFFTAFTDMGTGIMLDSRRKIGPKGKFRPFVMYAAFPVTLLAIANFVGTPFEITGKTVMATVLFMLYGLFFSMMNCSYGAMVPAITKNPDERASLAAWRQGGATLGLLLCTVGFVPVMNLIEGNSQLGYIFAATLFSLFGLFFMWWCYAGVKERYVEVKPIDAAQKPGLLQSFRAIAGNRPLFILCIANLCTLGAFNVKLAIQVYYTQYVLNDPILLSWMGFFSMGCIFIGVFLMPGMVRRFGKKKVYIGGLLIWVAGDLLNYFFGGGSVSFVAFSCLAFFGSAFVNSLNWALVSDTVEYGEWRTGVRSEGTVYTGFTFFRKVSQALAGFFPGWMLTQIGYVPNVVQSAGTVEGLRQLIFIYPCALAVVTVIAMGCFYDLNEKMYIRIVGEIEARKRVIPV
- a CDS encoding MFS transporter, translated to MSDQDPLTLKLSLREKLAYGVGDIGSNLMLSVGTLYLLKFYTDELGMPAYYGGIIFLVAKFFTAFTDMLTGFLLDSRRNIGPMGKFRPFILYAAIPSAIIATVQFITTTFSLPIKTAIATGLFMLFGLFYSLMNCSYGAMIPAMTKNSNERAQLAAFRQGGATVGLLVCTVAFIPLQSLFSSSALGYACAAFIFSVCGFGFMMLCFKGVKEHYRETVSSEHKMGILKSFFAIFHNPPLLVLCIANLCTLAAFNIKLAIQVYYTQYVLNDPHLLSWMGFFSMGCVLIGVILVPWTVKCFGKKQVYLAGMVLWALGDILNYFWGDSSFTFIIFSCIAFFGTAFVNSLNWALVPDTVDYGEWKTGIRAEGSVYTGYTFSRKISAALAGFLPGIMLTQIGYVPNIAQSDATLLGLRQLIFLWPCGLAMIAALTMGFFYKLNEARFAFIIEEINQRKKNNTISDVTNNDNNIATVNL
- the ompL gene encoding porin OmpL — translated: MKTLNTIILLSSVISTSVFAGAYVENREAYNLASDQQEIMLRVGYNFDMGAGIMLTNTYTLQREDELKHGYNEIEGWYPLFKPTDKLTIQPGGLITDKSIGSSGAVYLDVNYKFTPWFNLTVRNRYNHNNYSSVDLNGDRDNNDTYEIGNYWNFIITDKFSYTFEPHYFMRVNDFNSSNGKDHHWEITNTFRYRINQNWLPYFELRWLDRNVEPYHREQNQIRVGVKYFF